A section of the Saccopteryx leptura isolate mSacLep1 chromosome 4, mSacLep1_pri_phased_curated, whole genome shotgun sequence genome encodes:
- the MBOAT4 gene encoding ghrelin O-acyltransferase isoform X2: MRHLFLLAVGGALALAAMGSFAVLVFIPALCSVVLLSSLRPPQVHTWTFFFQMSWQTLCHLGLHYTEYYLQEPSSTRFYITLSSLMLLTQRVTSLSLDICEGKVEAAPGGTRNRSSLSEHLRQALPYFSYLLFFPALLGGSLCSFQRFQARVQRSSSLCPRYPFWALVWRGLQILGLEYLTVAVRRVVSAGAGLADCRQLQCVYVMWSTAGLFKLTYYSRWLLDDFLLCAAGFGSEFGQSPGEEGYTPDANIWSLETTHRISVFTRKWNHSTARWLRRLVFQQSRAWPLLQTFAFSAWWHGLHPGQVFGFLCWAVMVEADYLIHTSASLFIRSWPVWLLYRTLTWAHTQLIIAYIMLAVEARSLSSLRLLCNSYNSVFPMVYCILLFLLAKRKRKFN, from the exons GCACCTCTTCCTCCTGGCTGTAGGGGGCGCCCTGGCGCTGGCTGCTATGGGCTCCTTTGCTGTGCTGGTCTTCATCCCTGCTCTGTGCTCCGTGGTTCTGCTCTCCTCGCTCCGCCCACCCCAAGTCCACACGTGGACTTTCTTTTTCCAGATGAGCTGGCAGACGCTGTGTCACCTGGGTCTGCACTACACTGAGTATTATCTTCAGGAACCTTCTTCCACAAG GTTCTACATCACTCTTTCTTCCCTCATGCTCTTGACCCAGAGGGTCACATCCCTCTCTCTGGACATTTGTGAGGGGAAAGTGGAGGCAGCACCAGGAGGCACCAGGAACAGGAGCTCTTTGTCTGAGCATCTGCGTCAGGCGCTGCCCTATTTCAGCTACTTGCTCTTTTTTCCTGCTCTTCTAGGAGGCTCTCTGTGCTCTTTCCAGAGATTTCAAGCTCGTGTTCAAAGGTCCAGCTCTTTGTGTCCCCGGTACCCTTTCTGGGCTCTTGTCTGGAGGGGTCTGCAGATTCTGGGACTAGAGTACCTGACGGTGGCCGTGAGGAGGGTGGTGAGTGCAGGAGCCGGGCTGGCCGACTGCCGGCAGCTCCAGTGCGTCTACGTCATGTGGTCCACGGCCGGGCTCTTCAAACTCACCTACTACTCCCGCTGGCTCCTGGATGACTTCCTCCTCTGCGCAGCGGGCTTCGGATCCGAGTTTGGCCAGAGCCCCGGCGAGGAGGGATACACCCCTGATGCGAACATTTGGTCCCTGGAGACAACGCACAGGATATCCGTGTTCACGAGAAAGTGGAATCACAGCACAGCCCGGTGGCTCCGACGCCTGGTCTTCCAGCAAAGCAGGGCCTGGCCGTTGTTGCAGACATTCGCCTTCTCCGCCTGGTGGCACGGGCTCCACCCAGGACAGGTGTTCGGTTTCCTTTGCTGGGCTGTGATGGTGGAAGCTGACTACCTGATTCACACCTCTGCCAGTCTGTTTATCAGATCCTGGCCGGTGTGGCTGCTCTACAGAACTCTGACGTGGGCCCACACCCAGCTCATCATCGCCTATATAATGCTGGCCGTGGAGGCCAGGAGCCTCTCCTCTCTCCGGCTGCTCTGTAATTCCTACAACAGTGTTTTCCCCATGGTGTACTGTATTTTGCTTTTCCTACTAGCAAAGAGAAAGCGTAAATTTAACTGA
- the MBOAT4 gene encoding ghrelin O-acyltransferase isoform X1, with amino-acid sequence MGWLQLCFLQPISLYQGAAFPLALLFSYLCTLDSFSTPARHLFLLAVGGALALAAMGSFAVLVFIPALCSVVLLSSLRPPQVHTWTFFFQMSWQTLCHLGLHYTEYYLQEPSSTRFYITLSSLMLLTQRVTSLSLDICEGKVEAAPGGTRNRSSLSEHLRQALPYFSYLLFFPALLGGSLCSFQRFQARVQRSSSLCPRYPFWALVWRGLQILGLEYLTVAVRRVVSAGAGLADCRQLQCVYVMWSTAGLFKLTYYSRWLLDDFLLCAAGFGSEFGQSPGEEGYTPDANIWSLETTHRISVFTRKWNHSTARWLRRLVFQQSRAWPLLQTFAFSAWWHGLHPGQVFGFLCWAVMVEADYLIHTSASLFIRSWPVWLLYRTLTWAHTQLIIAYIMLAVEARSLSSLRLLCNSYNSVFPMVYCILLFLLAKRKRKFN; translated from the exons GCACCTCTTCCTCCTGGCTGTAGGGGGCGCCCTGGCGCTGGCTGCTATGGGCTCCTTTGCTGTGCTGGTCTTCATCCCTGCTCTGTGCTCCGTGGTTCTGCTCTCCTCGCTCCGCCCACCCCAAGTCCACACGTGGACTTTCTTTTTCCAGATGAGCTGGCAGACGCTGTGTCACCTGGGTCTGCACTACACTGAGTATTATCTTCAGGAACCTTCTTCCACAAG GTTCTACATCACTCTTTCTTCCCTCATGCTCTTGACCCAGAGGGTCACATCCCTCTCTCTGGACATTTGTGAGGGGAAAGTGGAGGCAGCACCAGGAGGCACCAGGAACAGGAGCTCTTTGTCTGAGCATCTGCGTCAGGCGCTGCCCTATTTCAGCTACTTGCTCTTTTTTCCTGCTCTTCTAGGAGGCTCTCTGTGCTCTTTCCAGAGATTTCAAGCTCGTGTTCAAAGGTCCAGCTCTTTGTGTCCCCGGTACCCTTTCTGGGCTCTTGTCTGGAGGGGTCTGCAGATTCTGGGACTAGAGTACCTGACGGTGGCCGTGAGGAGGGTGGTGAGTGCAGGAGCCGGGCTGGCCGACTGCCGGCAGCTCCAGTGCGTCTACGTCATGTGGTCCACGGCCGGGCTCTTCAAACTCACCTACTACTCCCGCTGGCTCCTGGATGACTTCCTCCTCTGCGCAGCGGGCTTCGGATCCGAGTTTGGCCAGAGCCCCGGCGAGGAGGGATACACCCCTGATGCGAACATTTGGTCCCTGGAGACAACGCACAGGATATCCGTGTTCACGAGAAAGTGGAATCACAGCACAGCCCGGTGGCTCCGACGCCTGGTCTTCCAGCAAAGCAGGGCCTGGCCGTTGTTGCAGACATTCGCCTTCTCCGCCTGGTGGCACGGGCTCCACCCAGGACAGGTGTTCGGTTTCCTTTGCTGGGCTGTGATGGTGGAAGCTGACTACCTGATTCACACCTCTGCCAGTCTGTTTATCAGATCCTGGCCGGTGTGGCTGCTCTACAGAACTCTGACGTGGGCCCACACCCAGCTCATCATCGCCTATATAATGCTGGCCGTGGAGGCCAGGAGCCTCTCCTCTCTCCGGCTGCTCTGTAATTCCTACAACAGTGTTTTCCCCATGGTGTACTGTATTTTGCTTTTCCTACTAGCAAAGAGAAAGCGTAAATTTAACTGA